The DNA segment TTAGACATGAACATAGAAAGTCACCAATTCTTCCCAGGGGAAAGTCGTTCTTGGCTGTGTCAGTCAGGAGAATAAACAGTCAGGGAAGGAAATCTGAACTCACGCTGTCCTGAAAAATCAGACCCAaaccattcatccattcactcactcattcattcattcattcattcattcattcacttttttaATTGTGCTAGGATGTGTTTCTTAGTTCCCAGGACCCTGTTGGAAGCACAGCTTGTTGCTACAGTGACTGGAGACCCATCACAGCGGCTTGTGTGTTCAGCCCTCTTTCATCTTCCTCCCTCGTCTCCATGTTTAGGAGAATGCTACGGAGAGTTGGGGTCCTGATCCCTGAGAAGGTAAtgacaaagataaaaaaatagGCTGGCATTTGTTCACCACTCCTGGGTCTGGAGGGCTGGCTTGGTGGTTCAGAACTCTCatggctcctgcagaggacctgtgttgggttcccagcacccatgtcaggaggctcacaaccacctatagctccagctccagtggatcccatgtccttttctggcctttgcaggcacctgcacagagacagacagacagatagacagacagacaaacagatgctTATACTCTTGAACTAGAAAGTATCTGGAAGGACACACTTGTAAAGTGAAGTGTGAAGTAAGAGAATCCATTTTTACATCTTTTCAAAAAACTATAACAgaataagaaatgaaataaaatgacttGTTTATAAAAGGTTTATAAACAAGTGATTTTTAAACATGAGaactgttcttttttaaaaattttttattagatatattttttatttacatttcaaatgttattccctttccctgtatcctgtccataagcctccatcccctTCCCGTCCTCCCATACTGGTATTTCCTCCCACACACCCCCTTACCCCCACCCCTggacattcctctgcactgggggtccaaccttggcaggaccaagggcttccccttcccctggtaccccaacaaggccattcactgctacctatgcagttggagctctgggtcagtccatgtatagtcttttggtagtagtttagtccctggcagctctggttggttggcattgtttttcttatggggttgcaagctccttcagctcttccaatccttcctctaattcccccaaagggggtcccgttATGAGAACTGTTCTTATTGATGACCGAGGGcttgaaatttaaaacatgaagGCACTGACTTATAATCACCAATAACAATGAGTTATATATTTAAGAGAAATCTGAAAATTGcataaaatacttagaaaatATGCCAATGGatgattttggaaaaaaatatttatttgcagacatagtggtacatacctttaattctagtgcttggaaggtagaggcaggaggatctctgtgaatctgagatcACCCTTATCtccatagtgaattctaggcaaAGTGGGGCTACAAAgtaactctgtctcagaaaaagagagaaggaaggagggaaggaagaagggagggagagagggagagagagaaaaagagacagagacagagagagacagagataatatTTACTATTTAGTTATTCAGTTATGTGTGTGTTCTCATAATACATTTTGCTTTGTTGGGTAGCTCAGGATAGCTCTGAGCTTGATGTGTAGCCAAAGACGGCCTTGAATCTGCCTGCCTGTTTCCTGACCACTAGGATACaccacattttatttacatgGTGCTGGATGGTGCTGAGGATGAAACTtggacttcatgcatgctagacaaaaGTGAACCCCAAGCcctatattttgttttctacatATTTGAACTTACAATATCTGGGTGGTGAACGTTTCAAGTGATATCACCTGCCTATGCTCATCTGAATTTAGCAATTGCTTGTTTCCCATTTATAATACCATTGTCTGTTAAATAACTACTGTTATTAACTAGAAGTTATtaactacatacacacactcgtTCTGCAAACCATCTGTCTTTTGATGCGGTGAAGATGCTCTGGAAGGTGTGTACCCTTTGACTAGGGGGTCAAAAAGTTCAGGACTGATTCCTACACATGAGATTAATGGTGGCAAAGAGAAAAACACTCAATTCTCAATTCTGTAACAGAAAcatgtttcttttattaaaacaacATACACAGCCTTGAGGTGTATACAGAGAAGTGGGGATCTCTTAAGAACTATGATATCAACTTAAACCCTCATCAAGCATCCACGAAAAGGTTAATGTCTCATGCCTTTCAGTGATCCATGCAGCACTGGTGCAGGGCATACAGGCCACCTCAGCTTTCCTGTATGCCAAAGAGATTAGGGGGTGGAAATTGGTAGAGAAATTGGGTTTATTTACACTTTGACCAAGCTTGGGTGGGAAAGAACCtccatttctctctgcctttccagtAACGTGCTACAGAAGCAAGGGACTATGCATGTGCTATTTAGCTGTGGGGGTGGGTTGACCAatcttctcccagcaggatctgaaCCTGGATCCTGGGCCTTCCCCATTTCTTGTTCTAGTAAGAAGACTCAGTGGGAAAGGGACTTTccctgccaagcctgatgacctgaatttgatccccagagctCATATGATGAAGGGGGAAAACTGATTCCTAAAGGTTTTCCTTGTATTTGCTAAGGtaagctaacacacacacacacacacatacacacacacacacacacacacacacgcacgcacgcacacacgcacgcacgcacgcacgcacgcgcgcacacacacacacacacacagacacacacacacagacacacacacgcacacacacacacacacagacacacacacacacacacacgcacgcacgcacgcacgcacacacacacacacacatacacacacacacacacacacaaatgtaattaaaacaaaactttaattGGGATCTAATTTTTCTTTAAGCAATATTTCCTATGtcctttgggaaaaaaaagcaagcacCATGGTGCCAAGACAGCAGGCCCAGAAAGAGGTCTCATGCACATGGTTTCACTGATAACCCATTGTCTCCTACGCCATTTTCCTATCCAGAAATCCAAAATTCACTAAAAATAACAATCAAAAGAACAGAATGTGTCCCATGTATCCCAAGCAAATGACAGTTCGTTTGATCCAGATGAGGATGGTGCTTCACCTCCACATTTAAGTTCCTCTCTGCTGGGAACATGGCTCTAGATGCTTTTGCTCTTGTCAGTCTTGATAAACTTTAATGGTTTATGGTAGATTTCCTTACATTTTTCAGTAGATTAtaaaatgcattatatatatatttcatacatttgtaaaaaatttaaacatatttctaGGTAGCACCAGTCTGTCCTTGAATTACCAAATTATCAAAAATCTCAAGAAAAAACCCCAGAAATTTAACTTAAAATACATCTCTGTGGGAGTCAACCCATATGGGCTCACATGGGTGAAGTCCCCATTTCCCATCATCTGTGCTGGGCAACTTCAAATGCGCTTGGTTGATTATGCTGGACTGAATTTTGTGTTCTTTGCCTTTGGACAGCTTGGGGCTGTGAGTCTGGAGAGAATAAAAATCTAGACCATAGAATGGTTCACTTTATGGAATTAGAGGCGAGAGTAGAGGGAGTGTGGCAGATACACTAAGGAGCAATTGCTGGGGTCAAAGCCAACCCTGTCACATTCTACTCAAAACAACTGGCTTCCCACATACATGGCGCAGTTTGCTGGTCTGTCAGCATTACTACATCCTTATTGGAATTAAACAAGTAATAAATAACTGAAGCTCTGTCCGCTCCGATCACTGTTGTCATTGATGTCTTCCTCAGGTGCGCTAAAGATGGGCGCAGACAACGACAGCACCTTCAGCCATTTCATCCTTATAGGCTTCTCTGACAGGCCCCAGCTGGAGAGGGTCCTCTTTGCCATCATCCTGCCTGCCTACCTCCTGACCCTGCTAGGCAACAGCACCATCATCCTGGTGTCCAGGCTGGACCCGCATctgcacacccccatgtacttcttcctcacacacctgtcctTCCTGGACCTCAGCTTCACCAGTAGCTCCATCCCACAGCTGCTCTATAACCTCAGCGGGCCGGACAAGACCATCAGCTATGTGGGCTGTGCTCTGCAGCTGGTCCTGTTCCTGGGCCTGGGGGGTGTGGAGTGCCTGCTGCTGGCTgtcatggcctatgaccgctttGTGGCAGTCGGCAAGCCCCTGCACTACATGGTCATCATGAGCCCCAGACTCTGTATGGGCCTGGTCTCAGTGGCCTGGAGCTGCGGGGTGGCCAACTCCTTGGCTATGTCTCCGGTGACCCTCAGCCTACCCCGCTGCGGGCACCGCAGGGTAGACCACTTCCTCTGCGAGATGCCAGCTCTCATCAGGACAGCTTGTGTCAACACCGTCGCAGTGGAAGGCACTGTCTTCGTCCTGGCAATAGGTATCGTGCTGTCACCTCTGGTGTTCATCTTGGTCTCCTATGGCTACATCGTGAGAGCAGTGTTGCGAATCCGCTCCGCTGCAGGGCGGCAGAAGACTTTCAATACCTGCGGCTCGCATCTCACTGTGGTCTCGCTTTTCTATGGGAATATCATCTACATGTACATGCAGCCAGGGAACAGCTCCTCCCAGGACCAGGGCAAGTTCCTCACCCTCTTCTACAACATTGTCACTCCTCTCCTCAACCCTCTGATCTACACCCTCAGGAACAAGGAGGTGAAAGGAGCGCTCAGGAGGCTGCTGCTGGGTAGCCGAGAGATAGGGGAAATAAGGGCTGGTTCCAGACAGACCAGAGGCAAGCTGTCTTGGTGAGGTTGGCAGTGAATACTGAGAGAACGCAAACTCTCAGGCAAAcgttttaataaaaaagaagggGGCGGGGAGAGAAAATGTTCTGTAGTGACTTGGTTAAAATTCAGGCTGTCCTGGGACACACGCATGTTACTGGATTCTTAAAGGGTTCTGGTATTTGGTGGTCATGAGGAAGGTGTgtgttttaaatttcttccttGTGATTAAAACAGACTTTCCATGAAAGATACATATCTGAGAGTTTGTCCCTAAATTGGTGTAGTGTTATCCTGTACATGGTGAAATGTGTTCTCCCGTTAAGGGATGGGGGACAACAGTTGCCTCTGTGCACTTTTTACATTAGGGGGATTAGGGTAGTGTGACTGTGGATAGCTGGTCTTACAGTTACAGACATAAGCATCTAAGCTCTCTTGTCCCCACGTATGTCCCTATTTTGCTATCAGGGGTATGGGAGGGCCAGGCATCCCGGGCCTGGATGTCACTACATGTAAGGCTTTGAGTAGTCTTGGCAGAACTGGATCTGATCAACTCTAGTGGGCAGCTCTCCACTGATTGGCATCTTCTGGGCTCTCTAAAATCCTGTGTAAGGTCCCAAACCATTTGCTTTGTGAATGAACTGAACATTAGGTTTCCCAACTGTTCTACCCCATGATGAGCCATGAATCGATAAAGAGTATTCTCACTCATCCCTCTTGTGAGCATGACTAGGTTTAGAATCTAGGAGACCCTCAGAGTGCGTCTGTGAGGGTGTTTGTAGAGCATTAACTGAGGGGGGGGGAACCCATCCTGAATGTGGTTCTGCACCCAGATGGTTAATAAGactaagaaagaaacaaggaggaAGCCACATCTCCCTGCTGTTCCCAGGCTGCCATGAGGTAAAGAGCAGCTCGGCCCGGCCAGCCACGTCTTCTCCACAAGATGGACAGAACCATTGGAACCCGAGCCTCAGGGTGTTACTTCTTTATCAAAGCTAAGTGACTTAGTCATGGCAATGAAATGGCAACTAATGTAACCATAAAGGTAACTAATGTAACAGTAAAGCTAATTAATGAACCCATAAATGAACCCTACCAACTCGTATCCTGGTGCCAAGTAGGACACAACTTTTCTTAGAAAtttattccatttatttgttttaaacttctttttgattactgtgtgtgtgtgtgtgtgtgtgtgtgtgtgtgtgtgtgtgtgtgtgtgtgtgtaggctggcATGtttcacagtgcacatgtggacatcagaggacaacttgcagagtCACTTCTCTCTAATTGTACAGGTCCTGAAGAGCCAAACCAAGTCaagaggcttggcagcaagcacctttacccactgagccatcttgccaaccctgTTTTTTAACTTTGTAATCACATGCTAGGTGTTTTATTCCCATGAACAAGATGACTCTTTAGGACCACCATTCAGCATTGACTTCTGCATAGTCTGGTGGTTTATGTTTCCAATATTCCCACCAAAGCATTTTCTGGCTTGCCCATCACTGTCATTGCTAGTCTCTCCTGCAAGCTGGTCTAATGGTTGTTGCAAATGTATGAAATATCTTTCTGGGATACAAGGGCTCCTTCTGGCCAGCCCCAAGCTTCAGCCTATCTCTTCCCCATGTGTAGAATTCCTGGGGAAATTccaattttttacatttattgtttCAGTAGTCTGACAGCCAAAGTGAGGACCACAGTGTCTCTCTTTGGAATACTTTCACATCTACCAGAATGCTTTCAGGAGCATCAGGAGAAGTGAGGATAAACCAGTGTCCCTAAACTCGGCTGTCATGTCAATCAAGAAGAGAACAGGTATTATGCAAATGGAAATAAAGTGCAGAAATAAGTCCACGCTTTGGGCTTCACAAGatggtaaaagcacttgctgtccaAGCCTgcggacctgagttcaatttccagaacccataaagaaaagaatcccagagtggtggcacacatctgtaatcccagcactcttacAGCTAGATGGCAGGCAGAGACATAAGAGCCATCCAGAAACTCATGGGCCAGCAAGGGCAAATATACAACGTGATAAAAGCAAGAGAGCTGGATTCAACAAAGCAGATGGAGATCCTGCTCCTGAGAGCTGTCCTTTTATCTCCACATAGGCTCTGTGGCATTCACTCTTACACAACacctctctcatacacacacacacacacacacacacacacacacacacacacgcgcgcgcgcgcgcgcgcaacagaaaataaaatgatagcTCTTTGTTTATTGTTCCAAATAACTAACTCATTCACTGTGTCTCAGTACACAAAACCCAGTGTGCAGAGACCTGATAGGTGCGGCAGGATAGTagaggtggtagtggtggttgtactgctgctcctgctggtggtggtggtgatgatggtggtgggagAGAATGCTTTGGCATGCTATGGTATGGAtctatatggagagagagagaacaaagcaaAGTGCAAGCTGTGAATTTACTCCAGTTTCCAGGGGAAGAACTGTCAGCTCCGGGACTCAATACACAGCGTGTTTCTTCCCTGTCTCCATCAGGTAATtagtgtgtttttcttcttatgtgCTCCACCTCTGTCTGTCATACTAGGAGGAAAGAACAAAGATCTTAGTTTGCAAGCACAGGATCAGTAAACTGATGTTCTTAACTAATTTTCCCATCTAGCTTAAGACTCTATATTCATAAAGTTATTGGGCTAGTCAATACAGTCAAGGTATTAAATTATTTCTTGTATCACTAACTGTTAAAGATTAAGCTATGTTTACATAAACATCTTACTATACAAAAGTTAGTTTGCTCATTCAGATTTACCCAGGGAAATTTCAaaggcaaaataccaatgtatTGAAATGGTGGTGTATGTACCAACACTTCCAGGTACAAAAGAAACCACCCATTGTAGTTCCCATTGCTTAATGTGGACCATGACTCAAGCTCTTCCATAAGATGCTCAGTGGATCTC comes from the Rattus norvegicus strain BN/NHsdMcwi chromosome 10, GRCr8, whole genome shotgun sequence genome and includes:
- the Olr1433 gene encoding olfactory receptor Olr1433; this encodes MGADNDSTFSHFILIGFSDRPQLERVLFAIILPAYLLTLLGNSTIILVSRLDPHLHTPMYFFLTHLSFLDLSFTSSSIPQLLYNLSGPDKTISYVGCALQLVLFLGLGGVECLLLAVMAYDRFVAVGKPLHYMVIMSPRLCMGLVSVAWSCGVANSLAMSPVTLSLPRCGHRRVDHFLCEMPALIRTACVNTVAVEGTVFVLAIGIVLSPLVFILVSYGYIVRAVLRIRSAAGRQKTFNTCGSHLTVVSLFYGNIIYMYMQPGNSSSQDQGKFLTLFYNIVTPLLNPLIYTLRNKEVKGALRRLLLGSREIGEIRAGSRQTRGKLSW